In Candidatus Methylomirabilota bacterium, the genomic window GCGCTGAGCCTCATCTACTAGCGCCGCTCTGTGAACGTCTTCGTCACCCCCTCGATGCTGGGGCAGGTGGTCATCTCCGGCATCCTGTCGGGCGCGCTCTACGCCATGGTGGCGCTCGGCCTGGCGCTGATCTTCGGCGTCATGCGCATCATCAACATCGCCCACGGGCCGCTACTGATGCTCGGGGCGTACGCCACCTACTTCCTCTACAGCGCGCTCGGCATCAACCCGTTCCTGACGGTGCCGGTCAGCATGCTGGCGCTCTTCGTGGTCGGCGCGCTGCTCGAGCGGACGCTCGTCTTCCGGGTGGTGGACGCGCCGGAGCTGTCGTCGCTGCTGCTCACCTTCGGTATCTCGATCGCGCTGGTCAACCTGGCGCAGCTGGCCTTCACCTCCGACCTGCGCTCGGTCGAGTACCTGACGGGCGCGTGGCTGGTGGGACCGTTCGCGCTCTCAAAGGCGCGGCTCGTTGCCTTCGTCTTTGCCGGCGCGCTGACGGGGCTGGCGTTCTCGTTCCTGCAATGGACCCGGCTCGGCAAGGCGATTCGCGCCACCTCGCAGAGTCGCGAGGTGGCGATGGTCTGCGGGATCAACGTCCAGCGCATCCATCTCTTCACCTTCGGCCTGGCCGCCGCCCTGGCGGCCGCCGGCGGCGCCCTGATCGCGGTGATCGTCGCCATCCAGCCCGAGATGGGCCAGATCTGGACCTTCAAATCCTTCCTCGTCATCGTCCTCGGCGGGGCCGGCAACTACCCCGGCGCGCTGCTCGGCGGGATCCTGCTCGGGCTGATCGAGCAGGTGGCGTCCCTGTTCCTCACGACGCAGCTCTCGGAGGTCGTGGCCTACGTGCTCCTGGTGCTCGTCCTGCTCGTCCGGCCGGCCGGGCTCCTCGGAGGCCGGCAGACGTGAGGCACCGGAGCGCGGCCCTCGTGGCGCTGGCCGCCGTCGTGGCCGCGCTCGTCGTGTACCCCGAGTTCGCGAGCGGCTACGGCGTGCGGGCGACGCTGCAGGTCTTCATGTGGATCGTGCTGGCCGGCTCCTGGAACCTGATCTCGGGCCTCACCGGCTACGTGTCGTTCGGCCACGTCGCGTTCTTCGGCGCGGGCGCCTACACCGGGGCGATCCTCGTCGCCAAGGCCGGGTGGTCGTGGGGCGCGGCCGCGCTCGCGGGCGGGCTCGCCGCGTGCGTCCTGGCGCTCGTGATCGGCTACCCGTGCCTCCGGCTCAAGGGGCCCTACTTTGCGATCGCGATGCTCGGCCTCAACGAGGTCCTGCGCGCGCTCGTGTCGTACTTCGAGGGGCTGACGGGCGGCGGTAACGGGCTCTCGCTGCCGACGCTCGACGCGACCGTGCCGATCTATTACGTCATGGGGGCGAGCGCGGCGCTCGTGACGCTGGCGACGTACGTGATCATCACGTCGCGGTTCGGGCTGCGCCTGATGACGATCCGGGAGGACGAGGTGGCCGCCGAGGCGATGGGGATCGACACCGCGCGGCACAAGCTGTACGCCTTCCTCCTCTCGGCGGCGGGGCCGGGCGTCGCCGGCGCCCTCACCGCGCGCGACCAGGGCTACATCGAGCCGATCAGCGTCTTTCCGCTGGCGACGACGATCACGATGATCGTGATGGTGCTCTTCGGCGGCAAGGGCACCGTGTGGGGGCCGGTGCTGGGCGCCGTCGTGCTCTTCGTCGCCCAGGAAGTCGTCTGGGCGCGCTACCCGTACGTCTACCCGCTCCTCTTCGGCGCGATCATCATCGTGGTCGTGCTGCTGATGCCACGCGGCGTGCTCGGACTGCTCCAGATCCGATACCGGCTGCCCAGGACCATCTGATGCCGCTGGCACTCGAGCTCGACGGTCTCAGCAAGCGCTTCGGCGGCGTCCTGGCGGTGGACGGCGTCTCCCTCGCGCTCGAGGCGGGGCGGATCTACGGCCTCATCGGGCCGAACGGCTCGGGCAAGACCACCCTCTTCAACTGCATCACGGGCATCGAGCGGCTCGACGCGGGCCGCGTCGCTTTCAACGGCGAGCGCATCGACGGGCTCAAGCCCTGGCAGATCGCGCAGCGCGGGATCGGCCGCACCTTCCAGGTGATCCGCGTGTTCCCCGAGCTGTCCGCGCTCGAGAACCTCCTGGTCGTCACCCGCGGCAGTCTCGCGGCGGCGCGCGAGCGCGCGGTCGAGCTGCTCGCGTTCGTAAAGCTCGCGGGCCTCCGCGACGAGTACGCGGGCAACCTCTCCTACGGCCAGCAGAAGCTCGTGGAGTTCGTCCGGGTCCTGATGCGCGACCCCTCGCTCATCCTCCTCGACGAGCCGGCCGGCGGCGTGAACCCCACGCTCCTGAACGACCTCCTCGACGCGGTCCGCCGCCTCCGCGACGCGGGGAAGACGGTCCTCCTCGTCGAGCACGACATGAAGGTCGTCATGGGCCTCTGCGAGACGGTGTTCGTCCTCGACCACGGCGAGAAGATCGCCGCGGGGCCCCCGGGCGTCATCCAGACCGACGAGCGCGTCATTGAAGCCTACTTCGGTCGCTGAGCTCCGGGTCCGGGCGTGAGCGCGCCGCTCCTGACCGCGTACGGGATCACGGCCGGCTACGGCAAGCTCGACATCCTGCACGACGTCTCGCTCGGGGTGAACGCGGGTGAGCTCGTGAGCGTGATCGGGCCGAACGGCGCGGGGAAGTCTAC contains:
- a CDS encoding branched-chain amino acid ABC transporter permease is translated as MNVFVTPSMLGQVVISGILSGALYAMVALGLALIFGVMRIINIAHGPLLMLGAYATYFLYSALGINPFLTVPVSMLALFVVGALLERTLVFRVVDAPELSSLLLTFGISIALVNLAQLAFTSDLRSVEYLTGAWLVGPFALSKARLVAFVFAGALTGLAFSFLQWTRLGKAIRATSQSREVAMVCGINVQRIHLFTFGLAAALAAAGGALIAVIVAIQPEMGQIWTFKSFLVIVLGGAGNYPGALLGGILLGLIEQVASLFLTTQLSEVVAYVLLVLVLLVRPAGLLGGRQT
- a CDS encoding branched-chain amino acid ABC transporter permease, yielding MRHRSAALVALAAVVAALVVYPEFASGYGVRATLQVFMWIVLAGSWNLISGLTGYVSFGHVAFFGAGAYTGAILVAKAGWSWGAAALAGGLAACVLALVIGYPCLRLKGPYFAIAMLGLNEVLRALVSYFEGLTGGGNGLSLPTLDATVPIYYVMGASAALVTLATYVIITSRFGLRLMTIREDEVAAEAMGIDTARHKLYAFLLSAAGPGVAGALTARDQGYIEPISVFPLATTITMIVMVLFGGKGTVWGPVLGAVVLFVAQEVVWARYPYVYPLLFGAIIIVVVLLMPRGVLGLLQIRYRLPRTI
- a CDS encoding ABC transporter ATP-binding protein, whose product is MPLALELDGLSKRFGGVLAVDGVSLALEAGRIYGLIGPNGSGKTTLFNCITGIERLDAGRVAFNGERIDGLKPWQIAQRGIGRTFQVIRVFPELSALENLLVVTRGSLAAARERAVELLAFVKLAGLRDEYAGNLSYGQQKLVEFVRVLMRDPSLILLDEPAGGVNPTLLNDLLDAVRRLRDAGKTVLLVEHDMKVVMGLCETVFVLDHGEKIAAGPPGVIQTDERVIEAYFGR